From a region of the Desulfovibrio sp. JC010 genome:
- a CDS encoding PAS domain-containing sensor histidine kinase, with protein sequence MSVHFIVSTTIPFLLFAALAYAYTLTHFKTDIDDKNNSSAKLIVSIVEEEMHNIQSSLQNCAKAIEKNKNTAVQTEIYLQAIIMANPAIHQVRLLNNEGIVYALSPFSKDVLGMDMSNYPSFKNAYVKKTVYWSPAIISATHRTPVFQISIPVQNGVLIANVTFPNLNSLIKELNIGEHSILAVTDQTGTYIAHTDETQVLQRTEDPHFKLFKDISGKSVRKESIKNDKNYDTAYAASIGPSRWVALIYQNSKEVYRDLITYTIAFTTLALLILFLGMIVLLFRLKTIGSNFNELVSLAAQVSRGDYSRSATPKDIREFDEIATAFGKMSSSIESREQEINTLNRDLAQQLSEMQKLRSLLSNIINSMPSVLIAVDSSTKIIQWNAQAELESGIRSKDAAGRALEDVYPRLSSKMADIRTAMHSSKPRSEGRLTHLQDGRTYHEDITIYPLESNGIEGAVIRLDDVTDKVRLEQIMVQSEKMMSLGGLAAGMAHEINNPLAGISGNIYNMQKRIFGDLPANQAAAEKYGLSLEDMHRYLDARDIPKMMEAIKSSTNRASTIVRNMLSFSRKSEKNMEPQNIADLLDETIDIAASDYNLKKQFDFKKIRIVRDYSENIADVFCERSEIQQVFFNIMKNGAEAMKDKEYSGSSPCFTIKIYQERQDVTVQIEDNGPGINEKARSRIFEPFYTTKPVGKGTGLGLSVAYFIITEQHKGSMSIDSETGNWTRFTITLPVKQEN encoded by the coding sequence ATGTCGGTACACTTCATTGTATCGACAACAATTCCATTTTTACTATTTGCTGCACTGGCATACGCATACACTTTAACCCACTTCAAAACGGATATTGATGACAAAAACAATTCTTCAGCAAAACTTATAGTAAGTATTGTTGAAGAAGAAATGCACAACATCCAGAGCTCCTTACAGAATTGTGCAAAAGCAATCGAGAAAAATAAAAATACGGCGGTACAAACCGAAATATATCTGCAGGCCATCATCATGGCCAATCCGGCAATACATCAGGTCCGGCTGCTGAATAACGAAGGGATTGTTTATGCTCTTTCCCCTTTTTCCAAGGATGTGCTGGGGATGGACATGTCCAACTACCCTTCATTTAAAAATGCATATGTAAAAAAAACAGTTTACTGGTCCCCGGCTATTATTTCAGCCACCCACCGGACACCTGTATTCCAGATCTCAATTCCTGTACAAAATGGAGTGCTGATCGCCAATGTAACGTTCCCGAATCTCAACTCGCTGATCAAGGAACTGAATATAGGAGAACACAGCATCCTTGCAGTCACCGACCAGACCGGAACCTACATTGCCCACACGGATGAGACACAGGTACTGCAACGCACTGAAGATCCGCATTTTAAACTATTCAAAGATATTTCCGGAAAATCAGTCCGCAAGGAATCAATCAAAAACGACAAAAATTATGATACGGCCTACGCTGCTTCCATCGGCCCGTCCCGCTGGGTGGCTTTGATCTACCAAAACTCAAAAGAAGTGTACCGGGACCTGATCACCTACACCATTGCGTTCACCACTCTTGCCCTGCTGATACTGTTTCTGGGCATGATAGTCCTGCTCTTCAGGCTGAAAACAATCGGCTCCAACTTTAATGAGCTGGTCTCCCTTGCAGCACAGGTTTCACGCGGAGATTACAGCCGCTCTGCAACTCCGAAAGACATCCGGGAATTCGATGAAATTGCGACTGCTTTCGGAAAGATGTCCTCCAGCATTGAATCACGAGAACAGGAAATCAACACCCTGAACCGGGATCTCGCGCAGCAATTGAGCGAAATGCAGAAACTGCGCAGCCTGTTGAGCAATATCATCAACTCCATGCCCTCCGTACTCATTGCCGTGGACAGTTCAACAAAAATTATCCAGTGGAACGCGCAGGCCGAACTGGAATCCGGAATAAGAAGCAAAGACGCCGCAGGGCGCGCCCTTGAAGATGTCTACCCGCGACTTTCTTCCAAAATGGCGGACATACGAACAGCCATGCACAGCTCCAAACCCCGCAGTGAGGGCAGGCTGACCCATCTTCAGGACGGCAGAACCTACCATGAAGATATCACCATATACCCCCTTGAAAGCAACGGTATTGAAGGTGCGGTAATCCGTTTGGACGATGTAACCGACAAAGTCCGGCTTGAGCAGATCATGGTGCAATCCGAAAAGATGATGTCGCTGGGGGGGCTTGCGGCAGGAATGGCCCATGAAATCAACAATCCGCTGGCCGGAATTTCCGGCAATATCTACAATATGCAGAAACGCATTTTCGGGGACCTCCCGGCCAATCAGGCTGCTGCTGAAAAATACGGATTGTCGCTCGAAGACATGCACAGATATCTGGATGCGCGGGATATCCCTAAAATGATGGAAGCCATCAAATCTTCCACAAACCGGGCCTCCACCATTGTCCGCAACATGCTCAGCTTCAGCCGCAAAAGCGAAAAAAACATGGAGCCGCAGAACATAGCAGACCTGCTGGACGAAACAATTGATATTGCCGCCAGCGACTATAACCTGAAAAAGCAGTTTGACTTCAAAAAGATCAGGATTGTGCGCGATTACAGTGAAAATATTGCTGATGTTTTTTGCGAAAGAAGCGAGATTCAGCAGGTCTTCTTCAACATCATGAAGAACGGGGCCGAAGCCATGAAGGACAAAGAGTACTCCGGCTCATCTCCCTGCTTCACCATAAAAATTTATCAGGAAAGACAGGATGTCACAGTACAGATCGAGGACAATGGACCGGGAATAAACGAAAAGGCAAGATCGCGAATATTCGAACCGTTCTACACAACCAAACCCGTGGGCAAAGGCACGGGACTAGGGCTGTCAGTTGCCTACTTTATTATAACCGAACAGCACAAAGGTTCCATGAGCATAGATTCGGAAACAGGCAACTGGACCCGCTTCACCATCACCCTCCCGGTAAAACAGGAAAATTAA
- a CDS encoding ABC transporter substrate-binding protein, with protein sequence MKKYIRKSVCSYCIIMLTVLLTLSSCTDTASVKIGFVGSITGQFSELGVTARNTLQLMTEEQNKAGGINGRKIELVIRDDKSSPEACKAAINDLIKNDVRVILGPITSSMAEATTETIEGRDVLIMSPTMSTDFLADKDDNLLRTATSSTGQANALAERGLALGLGRTAIVGDMENPKYVKAIAGRYKKLMQEAGKEVPVEINYYSNRKPDFTAIAEKIIAGKPDSILFITNGFDAAMIAQALHKTGMDQALFFGVSWTQSNDIITHGGKAVEGMRLIGMYDYENLDPEIAALKKQYLDRYYKDPSFIFTLYAEIFKIAVYGLEHTKSYNPAQIKHTILNKKEFNVLGNNIIFNKFGDVKEKYNIVTIKNGNFVNDN encoded by the coding sequence GTGAAAAAATATATCCGTAAATCAGTATGTTCGTACTGTATCATAATGCTGACCGTTCTGCTGACCCTCTCTTCATGTACTGACACTGCCAGCGTTAAAATAGGTTTTGTGGGCAGCATAACCGGACAATTTTCTGAACTGGGGGTTACCGCCCGAAATACCCTGCAACTCATGACTGAAGAACAGAACAAAGCCGGCGGAATAAACGGCAGAAAAATAGAACTGGTTATCCGGGATGACAAAAGCTCGCCTGAAGCGTGCAAAGCCGCCATTAACGATCTCATCAAAAATGACGTCCGCGTAATCTTAGGTCCCATCACCAGCTCCATGGCGGAAGCGACAACAGAAACCATTGAAGGGCGCGACGTACTGATCATGAGTCCGACCATGAGTACTGACTTCCTTGCAGACAAAGACGATAACCTGCTGCGCACCGCCACCTCCAGCACAGGACAGGCAAACGCACTTGCAGAAAGGGGGCTTGCCCTGGGCCTGGGCAGAACCGCAATTGTCGGTGACATGGAAAACCCCAAATATGTAAAAGCCATAGCCGGAAGATATAAAAAACTGATGCAGGAAGCAGGAAAGGAAGTTCCGGTTGAAATAAATTATTACAGCAACCGGAAACCGGACTTTACTGCCATAGCTGAAAAAATTATTGCCGGGAAACCTGATTCAATTCTTTTTATCACCAACGGTTTTGACGCGGCCATGATAGCACAGGCCCTGCACAAAACCGGGATGGACCAAGCTCTCTTTTTCGGGGTCAGCTGGACCCAGTCCAATGACATCATCACCCATGGCGGAAAGGCAGTGGAAGGAATGCGTCTCATAGGCATGTACGACTACGAAAATCTTGACCCCGAAATAGCTGCCCTGAAAAAGCAATATCTTGATAGATACTACAAAGACCCTTCATTCATATTCACTCTGTATGCTGAGATATTTAAAATCGCTGTTTACGGCCTTGAGCATACAAAATCATATAATCCCGCCCAGATAAAACATACTATACTTAATAAAAAAGAATTCAATGTACTGGGAAATAATATTATTTTTAATAAATTCGGTGACGTCAAAGAAAAATACAACATCGTCACCATCAAGAACGGTAATTTTGTCAACGACAACTAG
- a CDS encoding molybdopterin-dependent oxidoreductase yields the protein MPIFKSICPYDCPTSCGLLVESDGVLISKVKGDPDDPVCAGLICRKMQHYEKSIHSPERILTPMKRSGGKGDGCFEPIAWDEAVEAITAKWKQALDEFGPDSILPFYYSGVMSLIQRSCGDGLFNRMGACELVKTLCSSAKSAGYKSVMGDTGCLDPRELADSDFYLVWGSNMKATRLQSMPDLVKGRKQGNRVVLIECFAGEMAEYCDQVVLVKPGTDGALALGMMHVLAEEGLEDSEFLQSEAVGYAEFKASLEQYTPAWAESATGVPAQVIIELAREYASASAPAIILGSGNSRYGNGGMTVRLITILSAFTGAWQQSGGGLCGCNPGGGPYVDTNRITRPDLRRRAGRQVNINQLGMALKGGEGQVPIRCLHIFGSNPVGSVSNQIGIREGLENPDLFTVVHERFMTDTARYADIILPATFSVEQSDCYSSYGYCSFGAARKIIPAPGECKSNWDIFCLLAKAMGYGESHFQRSEEDLLDELLANPLQGLQNISAHQRDTLQNGGMISASFADHTDWKTPSGKIQIMDNAQDEPLPFYQECHGGTYPLQLIAVPSTETLNSIFLERDELVESRGAMFLDIHPDDAAARSIADGDEIVAFNDLGEVTFTARVTPLVAKGAVAAAGIFKSSQSANRNLVNALHHERLSDIGEATTLNDNTVEVRR from the coding sequence ATGCCGATATTTAAATCCATCTGTCCTTATGATTGTCCCACCAGTTGCGGTCTCTTAGTGGAAAGTGACGGTGTTCTGATCAGTAAAGTAAAAGGTGATCCCGATGATCCGGTCTGCGCAGGGCTGATCTGCCGCAAGATGCAGCACTATGAAAAGTCCATCCATTCCCCGGAGCGCATCCTTACTCCCATGAAACGGAGCGGGGGCAAGGGGGACGGCTGCTTTGAACCCATCGCGTGGGATGAAGCGGTGGAGGCTATCACCGCAAAGTGGAAACAGGCTCTGGATGAGTTCGGCCCGGATTCCATTCTTCCGTTCTACTATTCCGGGGTCATGAGCCTGATTCAACGCAGTTGCGGGGATGGATTGTTTAACAGGATGGGAGCCTGTGAACTGGTTAAGACCCTGTGTTCTTCGGCCAAGAGTGCCGGGTACAAGTCGGTTATGGGCGATACCGGTTGTCTTGACCCCCGTGAACTGGCGGACAGCGATTTTTATCTTGTCTGGGGAAGCAACATGAAAGCCACCCGGCTGCAGAGCATGCCCGATCTGGTCAAGGGTCGTAAACAGGGCAACCGTGTGGTGCTGATTGAGTGTTTTGCCGGGGAAATGGCCGAGTATTGTGATCAGGTGGTGCTGGTCAAACCCGGCACGGACGGTGCGCTGGCTCTAGGCATGATGCATGTGCTGGCCGAAGAAGGGCTGGAAGATTCGGAGTTCCTGCAGAGTGAAGCCGTAGGCTACGCTGAGTTCAAAGCTTCTCTTGAGCAATACACTCCGGCATGGGCTGAGTCTGCAACCGGAGTCCCGGCACAGGTCATTATTGAGCTGGCCCGTGAATACGCTTCGGCTTCGGCTCCGGCAATTATTCTCGGCAGCGGTAATTCCCGTTACGGCAACGGGGGCATGACCGTGCGGCTGATCACCATTCTCTCCGCTTTCACCGGGGCGTGGCAGCAGTCCGGAGGCGGGCTTTGCGGCTGTAATCCCGGCGGCGGTCCTTATGTGGATACGAACCGCATCACCCGGCCGGACCTGCGCCGCAGGGCTGGACGGCAGGTGAATATAAACCAGCTGGGCATGGCTCTCAAGGGCGGCGAAGGGCAGGTGCCGATTCGTTGCCTGCATATTTTCGGCAGCAATCCGGTGGGCTCGGTCTCCAATCAGATCGGTATCCGTGAAGGTCTGGAGAATCCGGACCTGTTCACCGTTGTCCACGAGCGTTTCATGACTGACACCGCACGTTATGCCGATATCATCCTGCCCGCGACATTTTCCGTGGAGCAGTCGGACTGCTACAGTTCTTACGGCTATTGCTCATTCGGCGCGGCCCGTAAGATTATCCCTGCGCCCGGAGAATGTAAAAGCAATTGGGATATCTTCTGCCTGCTTGCCAAGGCTATGGGGTACGGTGAGTCTCATTTCCAGCGTTCGGAAGAAGATCTGCTGGATGAATTGCTGGCCAATCCCCTGCAGGGCTTGCAGAATATCAGTGCTCACCAGCGCGATACCCTGCAAAACGGCGGGATGATTTCCGCATCTTTTGCCGACCACACGGATTGGAAAACCCCGTCGGGCAAGATTCAGATTATGGACAACGCACAGGATGAACCGTTGCCGTTCTATCAGGAATGTCATGGCGGAACTTATCCGCTGCAGCTGATTGCCGTTCCCAGCACTGAGACCCTTAATTCCATTTTTCTTGAGCGGGACGAGCTTGTGGAAAGCCGGGGTGCCATGTTTCTGGATATCCATCCCGATGATGCGGCTGCCCGCTCCATTGCTGACGGTGATGAAATTGTTGCTTTCAATGATCTGGGTGAAGTAACTTTCACCGCCCGGGTGACTCCGCTGGTGGCGAAAGGGGCGGTTGCCGCAGCAGGCATATTTAAATCGTCCCAGTCGGCCAACAGGAATCTGGTCAATGCGTTGCATCACGAGCGTCTTTCCGACATCGGCGAGGCAACAACCTTGAATGATAATACGGTTGAGGTCCGGCGTTGA
- a CDS encoding ABC transporter substrate-binding protein gives MRKSVLTAGVLFIFFAVAVYLFMPFDADEKVHKIGVLQFTKNNLSTFEGFKDGLKELGYPEGDKVVYFFDGPAPSKNDLVGYMQKLLDRKPDLIFASPTPAAIVAKKMTAGTGIPVVFAPVNDPVSAGIVKDVRAPAGNITGVRLSASDGRRLLSLKDVVPSVNNVFVPYSPGDKSAAASLRMLEDAAPKVGVILTKKPFYKETNILVDKSYVPDGVDAILLPREGLVMSRIRDFVTLCLERKLPLSTPRYKQVELGALTGYGFNGYKIGRQSARMAHMLLSGAPVSSLPVETSEDYLFINLKTAGKIGVDISDEILRQAQEIVR, from the coding sequence ATGCGGAAAAGTGTTCTTACGGCGGGAGTTCTGTTTATATTTTTTGCAGTGGCGGTTTATCTTTTTATGCCTTTTGATGCTGATGAAAAAGTGCATAAAATCGGCGTTTTGCAATTTACAAAAAATAATCTTTCCACCTTTGAAGGGTTCAAGGACGGCTTAAAGGAACTGGGCTACCCGGAAGGGGATAAGGTTGTTTATTTTTTTGACGGTCCTGCTCCTTCCAAGAATGATCTTGTCGGCTATATGCAGAAACTGCTCGACCGGAAGCCGGATTTGATTTTCGCGTCACCCACACCTGCTGCAATAGTGGCTAAGAAAATGACTGCAGGTACAGGGATTCCGGTTGTTTTTGCTCCGGTCAACGACCCTGTTTCTGCCGGGATCGTAAAAGACGTACGTGCTCCTGCCGGAAATATCACCGGGGTCCGCCTGTCCGCCAGCGATGGACGCAGGCTGCTGTCGCTTAAGGATGTTGTTCCTTCTGTGAATAATGTCTTTGTGCCTTACAGTCCGGGCGATAAAAGCGCGGCTGCGAGTCTGAGAATGCTTGAGGACGCCGCTCCGAAGGTCGGGGTTATCCTCACTAAAAAGCCGTTCTATAAAGAAACAAACATTCTGGTGGATAAAAGCTATGTCCCTGACGGTGTGGATGCCATACTCCTGCCGCGTGAAGGGCTGGTCATGTCCCGGATCAGGGATTTTGTGACTTTGTGCTTAGAGCGCAAGCTGCCGCTTTCAACTCCGCGCTATAAGCAGGTAGAGCTGGGGGCCCTGACCGGATATGGATTTAATGGTTACAAAATCGGTCGTCAGAGTGCCCGTATGGCCCACATGCTTCTCTCCGGGGCACCAGTATCTTCATTGCCTGTTGAAACCTCTGAGGATTACCTGTTCATCAATTTGAAGACAGCCGGGAAAATCGGTGTGGATATCAGTGATGAAATTTTGCGGCAGGCTCAAGAGATTGTCAGGTAA